From one Marmota flaviventris isolate mMarFla1 chromosome 1, mMarFla1.hap1, whole genome shotgun sequence genomic stretch:
- the Agr2 gene encoding anterior gradient protein 2 homolog, protein MEKISMSAFLLLVALSYSLAKETTVKPGAKKDTKDSQPKLPQTLSRGWGDLLIWTQTYEEALYKSKTSNKPLMIIHHLDECPHSQALKKVFADNKDIQKLAEQFVLLNLVYETTDKHLSPDGQYVPRIMFVDPSLTVRADITGRYSNRLYAYEPSDTALLLDNMKKALKLLKTEL, encoded by the exons ATGGAGAAAATTTCAATGTCAGCCTTCTTGCTCCTTGTGGCCCTCTCCTACAGTCTGGCCAAAGAGACCACAGTCAAACCTGGAGCTAAAAAGGACACAAAGGACTCTCAACCCAAACTGCCACAGACCCTCTCCAGAG gttgGGGTGATCTACTCATCTGGACTCAGACATATGAAGAAGCTCTATACAAATCCAAGACGAG TAACAAGCCCTTGATGATTATTCATCACTTGGATGAATGCCCACACAGCCAAG CTTTAAAGAAAGTGTTTGCTGACAATAAAGATATCCAGAAATTGGCGGAGCAGTTTGTCCTCCTCAATCTAGTT taTGAAACAACTGACAAACATCTTTCTCCTGATGGCCAATACGTCCCCAGGATTATGTTTGTGG ACCCATCCCTGACAGTCAGAGCTGACATCACCGGAAGATATTCAAATCGTCTCTATGCTTATGAACCTTCGGACACAGCTTTAT